A stretch of Metabacillus sp. FJAT-52054 DNA encodes these proteins:
- a CDS encoding MATE family efflux transporter, producing the protein MHSAPTYSEKFRQFSIILLPILITQLGLYSMTFLDTTMSGKVSPEDLAGVAVGSSIWVPVYTGLSGIFMAITPLVGQLAGAKKTKDIPFTVIQGLYLSIFMTVLVIAAGSFILGPLLSFLPLEGKVEAIAKNYLIALSFGTLPLFLYGVLRGFIDSLGMTRISMWITLTALPVNFVLNYLFIFGNFGFPKLGGAGAGVATCITYWITAIITIIILTKHPSFASFSLFSNFYKVSLQKWREILAIGMPIGFAIFFETSIFAAVTLFMSEYNTVTIASHQAAMNFASFLYMIPLSISMALTIVIGFEAGAKRWKDAKEYSYLGILMGICLSLITAAVIFFFRDFIASIYTENAEVLQLTKTFLIYAVFFQMSDAIAAPIQGALRGYKDVRFTFYTALISYWAIGLPLGYVLAQYTSLQAFGYWIGLIAGLASGAIGLSLRLGRTQKLVQDRPSKNFQ; encoded by the coding sequence ATGCATTCTGCACCTACATATTCAGAAAAATTCAGGCAATTCAGCATCATCCTGCTTCCTATTCTTATTACCCAGCTTGGTCTTTACTCTATGACTTTTCTTGATACAACGATGTCAGGCAAGGTTAGTCCGGAGGACCTTGCCGGAGTGGCAGTTGGTTCAAGTATTTGGGTTCCGGTTTATACGGGACTAAGCGGAATTTTTATGGCGATTACACCTTTGGTCGGACAGCTTGCAGGAGCTAAAAAGACAAAAGACATACCTTTTACCGTCATTCAGGGTCTTTACCTGTCCATTTTCATGACGGTTCTTGTTATTGCGGCTGGATCTTTTATTCTTGGCCCACTGCTCTCCTTTCTCCCATTGGAAGGAAAGGTGGAAGCAATCGCAAAAAATTATTTAATCGCCCTTTCCTTCGGGACCTTGCCGCTTTTTCTTTACGGAGTCCTCAGAGGTTTTATTGATTCGCTCGGCATGACGCGTATTTCCATGTGGATTACACTGACAGCACTCCCAGTAAACTTTGTCTTAAATTATTTGTTTATTTTCGGCAATTTTGGTTTTCCCAAGCTTGGGGGAGCCGGAGCCGGAGTTGCTACATGTATTACCTATTGGATTACAGCGATTATAACGATCATTATTTTAACCAAACACCCTTCCTTCGCTTCTTTTTCCCTCTTTTCGAATTTTTATAAAGTCTCGTTGCAAAAATGGAGAGAAATTTTAGCGATTGGGATGCCAATCGGATTTGCCATCTTTTTTGAAACAAGTATTTTCGCGGCGGTGACATTGTTTATGAGCGAATACAATACAGTCACAATTGCCTCACACCAGGCAGCAATGAATTTCGCATCATTCCTATACATGATTCCACTGTCGATTTCAATGGCATTAACGATTGTAATCGGGTTTGAAGCGGGTGCAAAAAGATGGAAGGATGCAAAGGAGTACAGTTATCTCGGAATTTTAATGGGAATTTGCCTGTCGCTTATAACTGCAGCCGTCATTTTCTTTTTCAGAGATTTTATTGCCTCGATTTATACCGAAAATGCTGAGGTTCTCCAATTAACAAAAACATTTTTGATCTATGCGGTTTTCTTTCAAATGTCGGATGCAATTGCGGCACCGATTCAAGGAGCCCTGCGAGGTTATAAAGATGTTCGATTCACCTTTTATACTGCCCTGATTTCTTATTGGGCAATCGGGCTTCCATTGGGATATGTCCTGGCCCAATATACAAGCCTTCAAGCATTTGGATATTGGATTGGCCTAATCGCAGGTCTTGCTTCAGGGGCAATCGGGCTTTCACTGAGACTTGGAAGAACCCAAAAACTTGTTCAGGATCGTCCTTCGAAAAATTTTCAATAA
- the bshB2 gene encoding bacillithiol biosynthesis deacetylase BshB2 — MSEHVLVVLPHPDDESFGVAGLIALKRKAGVPVTYACGTLGEMGRNMGSPLFANRETLPLIRKRELQDACRAMGVTDLRMLGMRDKTLEFEDIDLFADRIEAIIQEVKPTLIVTFYPDHGVHPDHDATGRAVIHALKRMPAEERPVTYCLAITKNREDVLGAPNVILDIREVAETKMEALKAHRSQTEGLIRQMEEDFKKGVPQVMNWFETETYWHYQWNE, encoded by the coding sequence ATGAGTGAACATGTGTTAGTTGTATTGCCGCATCCTGATGATGAATCATTTGGGGTTGCCGGTTTAATTGCTTTAAAACGAAAAGCAGGGGTTCCTGTTACATATGCATGCGGAACGCTGGGAGAAATGGGCAGAAATATGGGGAGTCCATTATTTGCTAACCGCGAGACGCTGCCTCTAATCCGAAAAAGGGAATTGCAGGATGCATGCCGGGCCATGGGTGTTACGGATTTAAGAATGCTTGGCATGAGGGATAAAACACTTGAGTTCGAAGATATTGATCTTTTCGCTGACCGCATTGAAGCGATCATTCAAGAGGTAAAACCGACACTGATTGTCACGTTTTATCCGGACCATGGGGTTCATCCAGATCACGATGCTACTGGCAGAGCAGTTATCCATGCACTTAAAAGAATGCCTGCTGAAGAACGTCCAGTGACATACTGCCTGGCTATAACGAAAAATAGAGAAGACGTTTTAGGTGCTCCGAATGTAATACTGGATATAAGGGAAGTAGCTGAAACAAAAATGGAAGCATTAAAAGCACATCGTTCGCAGACAGAAGGCTTAATAAGGCAAATGGAAGAAGACTTTAAAAAAGGCGTCCCTCAAGTCATGAACTGGTTTGAGACGGAAACCTACTGGCATTATCAATGGAACGAATAA
- a CDS encoding YojF family protein: MKPIIPNEIQEYLDQHANKEVYIHLETTTGAYNAHQNENSMTVVAFIRNAKFRYSLAKITGFGPFRVGLKMEEGWTYAEGLTDFTVDEQNRLILAGHHPDGKLAIALQISTVPFPS; this comes from the coding sequence ATGAAACCTATTATACCTAATGAGATTCAAGAATACCTGGATCAGCATGCAAATAAAGAAGTATACATTCATCTTGAAACGACAACCGGCGCATACAATGCTCACCAGAATGAAAACAGCATGACAGTCGTGGCATTCATCCGAAACGCCAAGTTCCGCTACTCACTTGCTAAAATCACCGGTTTTGGACCTTTCAGAGTAGGATTGAAAATGGAGGAAGGCTGGACTTATGCAGAAGGTTTAACGGATTTTACAGTAGATGAACAAAACCGCTTGATTCTTGCCGGTCATCACCCTGACGGTAAACTTGCCATTGCGCTGCAAATCAGTACTGTGCCATTTCCATCTTAA
- the rarD gene encoding EamA family transporter RarD translates to MHEHVKHDKTGILLTAGSYFLWGILPLYWKAADSVSSEEILAHRIFWSFIFMLLVLTAGKNWPAMIQTLRNMKKRPLLIGSLILSSLLISANWFVYIWAVNNHHILEASLGYYINPLISVLLGMIFLKEKLNGWQKLSFILALTGVLISGFHFGSFPWISMILALSFGLYGLTKKVTKLNASIGLTFETLAVLPFSVMYLLHLSQTGKSSFLAGSLSVDLLLIGAGIVTAIPLLLFATGAQRIPLYMTGILQYIAPTLTLIAGLTIFNETFTRVDLVTFTFIWSALAVFTLSSSKAARSVHLKRMKNRSADI, encoded by the coding sequence TTGCACGAACATGTAAAGCATGACAAAACCGGAATCCTGCTGACGGCCGGTTCTTATTTTTTGTGGGGAATTCTTCCGCTATACTGGAAAGCAGCTGATTCAGTCAGTTCAGAAGAAATCCTGGCACATCGTATTTTCTGGTCTTTTATTTTTATGCTATTGGTTTTAACAGCCGGTAAAAACTGGCCGGCAATGATCCAAACACTGCGGAATATGAAAAAAAGGCCGCTTTTAATCGGATCTCTTATCTTGTCTTCCTTGCTCATAAGCGCAAACTGGTTTGTATACATTTGGGCCGTGAATAACCATCATATTTTGGAAGCCAGTCTTGGATATTATATTAATCCATTAATCAGTGTCCTTCTTGGAATGATTTTTCTGAAAGAAAAGCTGAATGGATGGCAAAAGCTTTCTTTCATCCTGGCACTTACTGGTGTCCTAATCTCAGGCTTTCACTTTGGAAGCTTCCCATGGATTTCAATGATCCTCGCTTTAAGCTTCGGGTTATATGGTCTTACAAAGAAGGTTACGAAGCTGAATGCTTCCATTGGATTGACCTTTGAAACCCTAGCCGTTTTACCTTTTTCAGTAATGTATCTGCTGCATCTTTCACAGACAGGGAAATCATCATTTCTGGCTGGAAGTCTTTCCGTTGATCTGCTGCTGATCGGCGCTGGAATCGTAACCGCTATTCCGCTGCTTCTTTTTGCAACCGGGGCACAGAGAATACCTCTTTACATGACGGGGATTCTTCAATACATTGCTCCTACCTTAACACTCATAGCAGGGCTAACCATCTTTAATGAAACCTTTACACGTGTAGATCTAGTTACATTCACGTTTATCTGGTCTGCCCTTGCCGTTTTTACACTTTCCAGCAGCAAAGCAGCCAGAAGCGTCCACCTTAAAAGAATGAAAAATCGTTCAGCGGATATATAA
- a CDS encoding DUF2188 domain-containing protein: MPWSKQDYPDSMKNLPDKTREKAIEIANALLEDKYDEGRAIAIATSQAEKWADGREEPGQTYKLHKREEKWVLEKEHSKRASFSFDTKADALSKARELVHIQNASIMIYKEDGSRDQSIN, translated from the coding sequence ATGCCTTGGAGCAAGCAGGACTATCCGGATTCAATGAAAAACCTTCCTGACAAAACGAGGGAGAAGGCCATCGAAATTGCCAACGCCCTGCTGGAGGATAAATATGATGAAGGCAGAGCAATTGCAATTGCAACTTCTCAAGCAGAGAAATGGGCAGACGGCAGAGAAGAGCCTGGCCAAACATATAAACTTCACAAAAGAGAAGAAAAATGGGTTCTCGAGAAGGAACATAGCAAAAGGGCAAGCTTCTCTTTTGATACAAAAGCAGATGCCCTAAGTAAAGCAAGAGAGCTGGTTCATATTCAAAATGCTTCCATTATGATATACAAAGAGGATGGATCCCGGGATCAGTCAATTAATTAA
- a CDS encoding glucose 1-dehydrogenase encodes MEAKTVIVTGASNGIGEGVARAYCKEGFNVVLADYDSDKGKELEAELLKQNDNVLFLKTDVRNSEDIIGCVEETVRTFGGIDVLINNAGAVAFEDPLELSVDDWDNILSTNLRSVFLFSREAAKHMKDRTGGSIVNIASTRSQMSEPHSEAYAASKGGIVALTHALAASFADYSITVNAISPGWIHTGNLEDLREVDHSQHLSGRVGEPSDIAGACLYLTQASNSFVNGANLVIDGGMTRKMIYEH; translated from the coding sequence ATGGAAGCAAAAACAGTTATTGTAACCGGAGCATCAAACGGAATTGGAGAAGGGGTTGCACGAGCTTACTGCAAAGAGGGATTCAATGTTGTATTAGCTGATTATGATTCCGATAAGGGGAAAGAACTGGAAGCTGAATTACTAAAGCAAAACGACAACGTATTATTTTTAAAAACAGATGTCAGGAATTCTGAGGATATCATTGGCTGTGTGGAAGAGACGGTACGAACATTCGGCGGAATCGATGTTTTGATTAACAACGCAGGAGCAGTCGCGTTCGAGGATCCGCTTGAACTATCCGTGGATGATTGGGATAACATTCTTTCCACAAACCTTCGAAGCGTATTTTTATTTTCAAGAGAGGCAGCTAAGCATATGAAGGACCGAACCGGGGGTTCCATAGTCAACATAGCTTCAACAAGGTCACAAATGTCAGAGCCTCACTCAGAGGCCTATGCAGCATCAAAAGGCGGAATCGTGGCCTTGACACATGCCCTGGCAGCTTCGTTTGCGGATTATTCCATCACTGTAAATGCTATTTCACCAGGCTGGATTCACACAGGTAATTTAGAAGATCTAAGAGAAGTTGATCATTCCCAGCATCTGTCAGGAAGAGTCGGTGAGCCTTCTGATATAGCAGGTGCCTGTCTTTACCTCACTCAAGCTTCAAACAGCTTTGTAAATGGTGCGAACCTTGTCATAGATGGAGGAATGACTCGTAAAATGATTTATGAGCATTGA
- a CDS encoding winged helix-turn-helix transcriptional regulator: MEFSNCPHIEFAFKLLGKRWNGMIVHVLMDGPKRFKDLSEIIPSISQKMLAERLKELEAADMIKRIVYPETPVKVIYMLTEKGMALENVMKEVQIWGNRYC; the protein is encoded by the coding sequence ATGGAATTTTCAAATTGTCCGCATATTGAATTTGCTTTTAAGCTGCTTGGTAAACGATGGAACGGAATGATTGTCCACGTGTTAATGGACGGGCCGAAGCGTTTTAAAGATCTCTCTGAAATCATTCCTAGTATTAGCCAAAAAATGCTTGCTGAACGATTAAAAGAATTGGAAGCCGCTGATATGATTAAGCGGATTGTATATCCTGAAACTCCTGTAAAAGTGATTTATATGCTGACCGAAAAGGGTATGGCATTAGAGAACGTTATGAAGGAAGTTCAAATATGGGGCAATCGTTATTGCTAG
- a CDS encoding nitroreductase family protein → MATTIADDLLTLMGERTSVRHYDKSESISKEDLNGILESAIKAPSAWNLQHWNFLVFHSAESKERLLPIAYSQNQIVESSAVVAILGDLEANKNTDQVYNPLVDAGHMSKEIKETLAGQINGAYTNPVYARDAAYSNASLAAMQLMLAAKAKGFDTCAIGGFNGEELIKEFKISERYVPVMLISIGKAAKPAHKSDRIKLDQVSVWL, encoded by the coding sequence ATGGCAACAACCATTGCAGATGATTTGCTGACCCTAATGGGTGAACGCACATCCGTCCGTCATTATGACAAATCCGAATCCATATCTAAAGAAGATTTAAACGGGATCCTGGAATCTGCTATTAAAGCTCCATCAGCGTGGAACCTGCAGCACTGGAACTTTTTAGTATTCCATAGCGCAGAATCAAAAGAACGCCTTCTGCCAATTGCATACAGCCAGAATCAAATTGTTGAATCTTCAGCAGTTGTTGCGATTTTAGGCGACTTGGAAGCAAATAAAAACACAGACCAGGTATACAATCCGCTTGTAGATGCCGGTCATATGTCCAAAGAAATTAAGGAAACGCTTGCAGGCCAAATCAATGGTGCTTATACAAACCCTGTATATGCCCGTGATGCCGCTTACAGCAATGCTTCCCTAGCAGCTATGCAGCTTATGCTAGCAGCAAAAGCTAAAGGTTTCGACACATGTGCAATCGGCGGTTTTAACGGCGAAGAATTAATCAAAGAATTTAAAATATCAGAAAGATATGTACCGGTTATGCTGATTTCCATCGGAAAAGCGGCAAAACCTGCTCATAAAAGTGACAGAATCAAACTGGATCAAGTATCCGTCTGGCTCTAG
- a CDS encoding GntP family permease has product MFSIILGLILLMVLAYFGWSIIWIAPLISLLVAGIEGLDLLPAYTETYMEGFVGFTKKWFPVFLLGAVFGKLMEETGMAQAVAYKITDFIGKKRAILGVLIGAAVLTYGGVSLFVVVFALYPLTVALFKAADLPRKLIPATLVLGAFTFTMTAIPGTPQIQNIIPTDYFKTTPLAGPVTGIAAGLIMAVCGYFYLAWRGKKLQAKGEGYTEPKGGNDVKEVDPSNLPNPYISIIPLIAVVLSLNVIKLDILPSLLIGIIIIMLLSLKKMKLFISAINGGAAGSVMAIINTSAAVGFGAVVTAVPSFSNITDMIMGLGGNPLISAAIAVELLASITGSASGGMGIALQALGDQYYQLSQSTGIAPEAFHRIAAVASGASILPHNGALLTLLTVTGLKHKESYMDVAVVGLIIPIIALIVSILLASAGIY; this is encoded by the coding sequence ATGTTTAGTATCATACTCGGTTTAATTCTGCTGATGGTGCTTGCCTACTTTGGCTGGTCCATTATTTGGATAGCACCGCTCATATCCTTGCTTGTCGCAGGGATTGAAGGGCTGGATTTATTGCCTGCCTATACCGAAACCTATATGGAGGGCTTTGTAGGCTTTACAAAAAAATGGTTCCCTGTCTTCCTGCTTGGTGCAGTATTCGGTAAATTAATGGAAGAAACAGGGATGGCTCAGGCTGTTGCTTATAAAATTACCGATTTCATTGGGAAAAAAAGAGCCATACTCGGAGTACTAATCGGTGCAGCTGTCTTAACATATGGCGGAGTAAGCCTTTTTGTTGTCGTGTTTGCTCTTTACCCGTTAACGGTTGCATTGTTTAAAGCAGCAGACCTTCCAAGGAAGCTTATCCCGGCAACACTCGTTTTAGGTGCTTTTACTTTTACGATGACAGCAATACCGGGAACACCGCAAATTCAGAACATCATTCCTACCGATTACTTTAAGACGACTCCTTTAGCGGGGCCGGTTACAGGGATTGCCGCAGGGCTCATTATGGCAGTCTGTGGATATTTCTATCTCGCCTGGCGCGGTAAAAAGCTGCAGGCAAAGGGAGAAGGATACACAGAGCCTAAAGGCGGCAATGACGTAAAGGAAGTAGATCCTTCCAACCTGCCTAATCCCTATATATCCATTATCCCGCTGATAGCAGTTGTTCTATCACTAAATGTCATCAAGCTCGATATCCTGCCATCGCTATTGATCGGCATCATCATCATCATGCTTTTGAGCTTGAAAAAAATGAAGCTGTTTATAAGTGCAATTAACGGCGGAGCTGCAGGTTCGGTTATGGCCATTATTAATACGAGTGCTGCTGTTGGATTTGGAGCCGTCGTAACCGCAGTTCCTAGTTTTTCAAACATTACAGATATGATTATGGGCCTTGGAGGGAATCCTCTAATCTCTGCAGCAATTGCTGTTGAGCTGCTTGCCAGTATTACAGGCTCCGCTTCCGGAGGAATGGGAATTGCTCTTCAGGCATTAGGTGATCAATATTATCAGCTTTCACAATCAACAGGCATTGCGCCCGAGGCCTTTCACCGCATTGCTGCCGTCGCTTCCGGAGCTTCCATTCTGCCCCACAATGGAGCATTATTGACATTGCTTACGGTTACGGGACTAAAGCATAAAGAATCCTATATGGATGTTGCGGTCGTAGGATTGATTATTCCAATAATCGCATTGATTGTTTCGATATTGCTTGCATCTGCAGGTATTTACTAA
- a CDS encoding 3-hydroxybutyrate dehydrogenase, producing the protein MVENKVVFITGAAQGIGYEIGEKFAAEGAKVVLTDLNEEGVKKAAETLAQNGKQTLGLKCDVTNEEELKNAIDETISHFGRLDILINNAGMQHVSPIEEFSTQRYELLVKIMLTAPFMAIKHVFPHMKKQGFGRIINMSSINGLIGFAGKAAYNSAKHGVIGLTKVAALEGAEQGITVNALCPGYVDTPLVRGQMQDLAKTRNVPLEKVLEEVIYPLVPQKRLLSVEEIADYAIFLSSDKARGVTGQAVVLDGGYTAQ; encoded by the coding sequence ATGGTCGAAAATAAAGTTGTTTTTATTACTGGAGCTGCACAAGGAATTGGGTATGAAATAGGGGAAAAATTTGCTGCAGAAGGCGCTAAAGTTGTTTTGACAGACCTTAATGAAGAAGGCGTTAAAAAAGCAGCAGAAACTCTGGCACAAAATGGAAAGCAAACTCTGGGCCTAAAATGTGATGTAACAAACGAAGAAGAATTGAAAAATGCAATTGATGAGACCATTTCACACTTTGGAAGACTGGATATTCTTATTAACAACGCAGGAATGCAGCACGTTTCACCAATTGAGGAATTCTCAACACAGCGTTACGAACTTTTAGTTAAAATTATGCTGACTGCCCCATTCATGGCGATTAAGCATGTGTTCCCTCATATGAAAAAACAAGGCTTCGGACGGATCATTAATATGTCTTCCATTAACGGACTTATAGGATTCGCAGGTAAAGCCGCTTACAATAGTGCAAAACACGGCGTAATTGGTCTAACTAAGGTTGCAGCGCTTGAAGGAGCAGAACAAGGCATCACGGTTAATGCTCTTTGCCCGGGTTATGTTGATACTCCGCTAGTGCGCGGGCAAATGCAGGACTTGGCTAAAACACGTAATGTGCCACTTGAAAAAGTTCTGGAAGAAGTCATCTACCCGTTAGTACCGCAAAAACGTCTGCTTAGCGTTGAAGAAATTGCTGATTATGCAATTTTCCTCTCTAGCGATAAAGCTCGCGGAGTAACAGGTCAAGCTGTTGTGCTTGATGGCGGATATACAGCTCAATAA
- a CDS encoding pyruvate kinase, whose translation MESEQVEKDRLYSLKSMQAYLKARSPKRGEKTIPALTSSGSFIKDEEMSEKLIEKRMVSLFKKSGHSIMVTMDKSLQEAEIAGLLENGMDIARVNCGHDGVKEWKEIIERVRRASNMTHLPCRIYMDLSGPKIRITKLPNNLSTVKMQSGEAIRISLAESEKMAGLFSTNMPKAFRNARKGDRLLINDGKIQGTIAYKTEDLIVANVHHYLKRSVSIKVNDGINLPDSLSFLLLPAMSEKDINESAFIFRHADIVGLSFVHTKEDLQFLKNLMLEKTGKILPITAKIETEYAVKNLPSIISEGLKHEGFGVMAARGDLAVEAGFEKLGRLQDDLMSLCFHSQIPLIYATEVLASLAKTRLATRPEIVDAHRSFKAACTMLNKGPFIADAVSMLKGIEEDRKERLEFIESHELKN comes from the coding sequence GTGGAATCTGAACAGGTCGAAAAAGATCGCCTATATAGTTTAAAATCTATGCAAGCTTACTTAAAAGCCAGATCTCCCAAACGGGGAGAAAAGACGATTCCCGCTCTGACAAGTTCAGGGTCTTTCATTAAAGATGAGGAAATGAGCGAGAAACTTATCGAAAAGAGAATGGTATCTCTTTTTAAAAAGAGCGGTCATTCAATCATGGTAACGATGGATAAAAGCCTGCAGGAGGCCGAGATCGCAGGACTTCTGGAAAATGGCATGGACATTGCACGAGTTAATTGCGGCCATGACGGAGTAAAGGAATGGAAGGAAATCATTGAAAGAGTAAGGCGAGCCTCCAATATGACTCATCTGCCATGCAGAATCTATATGGATTTAAGTGGTCCTAAAATAAGAATAACCAAACTCCCAAATAACCTCTCGACCGTCAAAATGCAGTCCGGCGAGGCAATTCGCATCTCTTTAGCCGAATCTGAAAAGATGGCCGGATTGTTCTCTACCAATATGCCAAAAGCCTTCCGTAATGCAAGAAAAGGGGATCGGCTTTTAATAAATGATGGGAAGATACAAGGCACCATTGCATACAAGACGGAGGATCTCATCGTCGCAAATGTTCATCATTACTTAAAAAGGAGTGTCTCTATTAAGGTAAATGATGGCATTAATCTTCCGGATTCGTTATCTTTTCTTCTGCTTCCGGCTATGTCTGAGAAGGATATAAACGAGAGTGCGTTCATTTTCCGCCATGCGGATATTGTGGGTCTTTCCTTTGTCCATACGAAAGAGGATCTGCAGTTTCTAAAAAATTTAATGCTTGAAAAAACAGGAAAAATCCTTCCGATTACAGCGAAAATCGAGACCGAATATGCTGTAAAAAATCTTCCTTCTATTATCTCAGAAGGGCTTAAACATGAAGGCTTTGGGGTGATGGCTGCAAGAGGGGACCTTGCTGTAGAAGCAGGATTTGAAAAGCTTGGACGGCTTCAGGATGACCTAATGAGTCTTTGCTTTCATTCTCAGATACCGCTTATTTATGCAACCGAGGTTTTGGCTTCGCTTGCCAAAACCCGATTGGCAACCCGCCCAGAAATTGTTGATGCCCACCGGTCTTTTAAAGCTGCATGTACCATGCTGAATAAAGGCCCTTTTATCGCAGATGCGGTCAGCATGCTGAAAGGAATAGAGGAAGACCGTAAAGAAAGACTGGAGTTTATCGAGTCTCATGAATTAAAGAACTAA
- the wrbA gene encoding NAD(P)H:quinone oxidoreductase: MSNVNVAVIYYSSTGTNYQLAKWAEEGAKSFGAEVKVLKVKELAPKEAIESNPAWKTHLEETANVPEASLADLEWADAIIFSVPTRFGNVPSQMKQYLDTTGGLWFQGKLANKVVSAMASASNPHGGQEQTILSLYATMYHWGAIVAAPGYTDQSAFTSGGNPYGNSVTVGQDGRIQEDVVEAVKHQARRTAMIAAAVKNGL, encoded by the coding sequence ATGTCCAATGTAAACGTTGCAGTTATTTATTACAGTTCCACTGGTACAAATTATCAGCTGGCTAAATGGGCAGAAGAGGGTGCAAAATCTTTTGGTGCAGAAGTTAAAGTACTAAAGGTGAAAGAACTTGCTCCAAAAGAAGCAATTGAATCAAATCCGGCATGGAAAACACACCTTGAAGAAACAGCTAATGTTCCGGAAGCGTCACTCGCAGATCTGGAGTGGGCAGACGCTATCATTTTCAGTGTGCCAACGCGGTTTGGAAACGTTCCGTCACAAATGAAGCAGTATTTGGACACTACAGGGGGATTATGGTTCCAGGGTAAACTTGCCAATAAAGTGGTTAGTGCCATGGCATCAGCAAGCAATCCTCATGGAGGTCAGGAGCAAACCATTTTGAGCCTGTACGCGACCATGTATCATTGGGGAGCCATCGTAGCAGCACCTGGCTACACCGACCAATCTGCATTCACTTCCGGCGGAAATCCATACGGAAACAGTGTGACAGTAGGACAGGACGGCAGAATTCAGGAAGACGTTGTGGAAGCTGTCAAACATCAGGCCAGACGTACGGCAATGATCGCAGCGGCTGTGAAGAATGGACTATAA